From Vespula vulgaris chromosome 11, iyVesVulg1.1, whole genome shotgun sequence, the proteins below share one genomic window:
- the LOC127067602 gene encoding uncharacterized protein LOC127067602 isoform X4 codes for MEASSNQQQQQKEKESRVHRPYAFDKMEGLVREMQDPQNGVPVRSQKQFLTSIPSAFMGYDLVEWLMDRLSIEESEALHIANQLCLYGYFFPVNDSKTLTVKDDSSLYRFQSPYYWPWQHRTPDNVEYAIYLAKRTLRNKQRHALEDYEIEALNSLRKNLQNKWDIIQLQAEEQAQVRLAKDRKKGDKIVSDSQERAFWRVYRPPPGCLSSLEVVPGPTRFRPGFPRPPPRKRTVAELQREVDFLRNCLTRTRIKVSAAIENLKSYFETYVEYDPMFVHPQPSNPWITDDSTFWQLNSPVVEIPTEKRVKRWALSMEELMSDPTGLLEFTNYLRKEYSHENIRFWVAVKDLRHSYQAQITEKVNEIFKEFLAPGAPCEINIDGKTMEKVHQEMKNPSRFTFDSAAEHVYTLLLKKDCYPRFIRSDQYRNLLAAGVQPLQKKRFFSFGGQAKKKMAPSTSTTTSTLQQQQHSGNIGTSGGGGGGGGGGGARRRGSDRSLSGSAHELAVCGVREISSTPRVPHSHSQSNLTDIPYRGDLARLLKIPTRPSPHSIQDAGATEATVRPMDDVCPWDAIPGPSTETGQDAAPFGTSPWPDTTTDPWEYGNDVTKTSIHFIDVARPSRKNSSQLDSCSSSSDVSLAIAEVSDRLRKSCSLQHSSVTTAMMERHGIGSGSGGHTITRNYSTGSTSNRTKLSDIGRPLISSYNLPSPLESFEYSHAAGEKFEAIISQATIEEPETSTMLETTQQLDKVVTIEETKKTTRRSSAKAPLISISAIVGDLPSDSECVGTITGDNVSTPTRETKMEIELLEDKNVQERELEREREKGKEEKQEKREEEEKEEEKKEEEEEEEEEEEEKGQGEEPLEKDDDKITKEVAVETQKNESIEEAQVVPVWEPDTKQEDQMAPTTTTATTSTVPTRDKRDNNVNEVCPWEDEENCKVDTTYVKTYATLGYL; via the exons ATGGAGGCCTCTAGcaatcaacaacaacaacaaaaagagaaggagtcACGTGTTCATAGGCCTTATGCCTTCGATAAg ATGGAGGGGCTGGTGCGGGAGATGCAAGACCCTCAAAACGGGGTACCCGTGCGCAGCCAAAAACAATTTCTCACCTCGATCCCCTCAGCGTTCATGG GTTACGACCTCGTCGAGTGGCTTATGGATCGGCTTTCCATCGAGGAATCAG AGGCGCTCCATATTGCTAATCAACTATGCCTGTACGGCTACTTCTTCCCGGTGAACGACTCGAAGACGCTTACCGTAAAGGATGATAGCTCGCTATATAGATTTCAG TCACCGTATTATTGGCCATGGCAACATAGAACCCCTGACAACGTGGAATACGCTATTTATTTGGCTAAACGAACATTACGGAACAAACAACGCCACGCTCTTGAAGATTACGAGATC gAAGCTTTAAACAGTCTACGGAAGAACCTGCAAAATAAATGGGATATCATACAACTACAGGCTGAAGAACA GGCTCAGGTACGATTAGCTAAAGACCGGAAGAAGGGGGATAAGATAGTAAGCGATTCACAGGAAAGAGCATTTTGGAGAGTTTACCGGCCACCACCGGGTTGTCTTAGTAGTCTTGAAGTAGTTCCAGGACCAACACGTTTTCGTCCAGGATTTCCACGTCCTCCACCACGTAAACGCACCGTCGCTGAGTTACAACGAGAG GTGGACTTTCTTCGAAACTGTTTAACACGCACGAGAATAAAGGTTTCAGCTGCTATAGAAAATTTGAAGTCCTACTTTGAAACTTATGTGGAATACGATCCAATGTTCGTACATCCGCAACCTTCGAATCCTTGGATCACCGATGACAGTACATTCTGGCAGTTGAATAGTCCAGT AGTGGAAATCCCTACGGAAAAGCGTGTAAAACGATGGGCATTATCGATGGAAGAACTCATGTCTGATCCAACAG GCCTGCTAGAATTCACGAATTACCTAAGAAAAGAATACAGTCATGAGAATATTCGATTTTGGGTGGCCGTTAAAGATTTGAGACACAGTTATCAAGCTCAAATAACAGAAAAGGTCAACGAAATTTTCAA AGAATTCCTGGCGCCGGGTGCTCCTTGCGAGATCAACATCGATGGAAAGACAATGGAAAAGGTCCatcaagaaatgaaaaatcccAGCAGATTTACCTTCGATTCAGCCGCCGAGCACGTATATACTCTACTTTTGAAGAAGGATTGCTACCCCAGATTTATTCGCTCGGATCAATATCGAAATCTTTTAGCAGCCGGCGTACAGCCACtgcaaaagaaaag ATTCTTCAGCTTCGGTGGtcaagcaaaaaagaaaatggcgcCTAGCACGAGTACAACGACGAGCACGttgcaacaacaacaacacagTGGCAATATTGGAAccagtggtggtggtggtggtggtggtggtggtggtggtgctagaagaagaggaagcgaTCGAAGCCTCTCAGGATCAGCTCACGAGCTTGCTGTTTGTGGAGTACGTGAAATAAGTTCTACGCCGAGAGTGCCGCATTCTCATAGCCAATCAAATCTCACCGATATTCCATACAG GGGTGATCTGGCGCGACTCTTAAAGATCCCTACGAGGCCTAGTCCACATAGTATTCA GGATGCTGGCGCCACGGAGGCGACAGTTCGCCCTATGGACGACGTTTGCCCTTGGGACGCGATCCCAGGGCCAAGTACAGAAACCGGCCAGGATGCAGCACCCTTTGGAACGAGCCCGTGGCCTGACACGACTACGGATCCCTGGGAATACGGGAACGACGTAACCAAAACGTCGATACATTTCATCGACGTGGCTCGTCCATCTCGAAAGAATTCCTCTCAGCTCGACTCCTGCAGTTCCTCTTCCGATGTCAGTCTGGCTATTGCGGAGGTCTCCGACAGGTTGAGAAAATCCTGCAGCCTTCAGCACAGTTCTGTCACGACTGCCATGATGGAACGACATGGTATTGGTTCTGGATCGGGTGGACATACCATCACCAGAAATTATTCTACTGGCTCGACTAGCAACAGAACCAAACTGTCGGATATAG GTCGCCCATTGATCAGCTCGTACAACTTACCATCGCCTCTAGAATCCTTCGAATACAGTCACGCAGCTGGCGAGAAATTCGAGGCGATAATCAGCCAAGCAACGATCGAAGAGCCAGAAACATCAACGATGTTAGAAACAACGCAACAATTGGACAAAGTTGTAACgatagaagaaacgaaaaaaactaCGAGAAGGTCATCAGCGAAAGCACCATTGATAAGTATCAGTGCGATCGTCGGCGACTTGCCAAGTGATTCCGAGTGCGTTGGAACGATAACTGGCGACAACGTTTCTACGCCAACAAGAGAAACTAAAATGGAAATTGAATTGTTGGAAGATAAAAACGTACAAGAAAGAGAACTGGAAAGggaacgagaaaaaggaaaggaagaaaaacaagagaaaagggaagaagaagaaaaagaagaagaaaaaaaggaagaagaagaagaagaagaagaagaagaagaagaaaaaggacaagGAGAAGAACCATTGGAAAAGGACGATGACAAAATAACGAAGGAAGTTGCTGTCGAAACACAAAAAAATGAGTCTATTGAAGAGGCTCAGGTTGTTCCTGTTTGGGAGCCGGACACCAAACAGGAAGACCAAATGGCACCAACGACCACTACTGCAACCACCAGTACTGTGCCCACTCGGGATAAGCGTGACAATAATGTTAACGAAGTGTGCCCGTGGGAGGACGA
- the LOC127067602 gene encoding uncharacterized protein LOC127067602 isoform X1, with protein sequence MEASSNQQQQQKEKESRVHRPYAFDKMEGLVREMQDPQNGVPVRSQKQFLTSIPSAFMGECHRYLRCGINVSGHHGQESTVDCLRVAGYDLVEWLMDRLSIEESVEALHIANQLCLYGYFFPVNDSKTLTVKDDSSLYRFQSPYYWPWQHRTPDNVEYAIYLAKRTLRNKQRHALEDYEIEALNSLRKNLQNKWDIIQLQAEEQAQVRLAKDRKKGDKIVSDSQERAFWRVYRPPPGCLSSLEVVPGPTRFRPGFPRPPPRKRTVAELQREVDFLRNCLTRTRIKVSAAIENLKSYFETYVEYDPMFVHPQPSNPWITDDSTFWQLNSPVVEIPTEKRVKRWALSMEELMSDPTGLLEFTNYLRKEYSHENIRFWVAVKDLRHSYQAQITEKVNEIFKEFLAPGAPCEINIDGKTMEKVHQEMKNPSRFTFDSAAEHVYTLLLKKDCYPRFIRSDQYRNLLAAGVQPLQKKRFFSFGGQAKKKMAPSTSTTTSTLQQQQHSGNIGTSGGGGGGGGGGGARRRGSDRSLSGSAHELAVCGVREISSTPRVPHSHSQSNLTDIPYRGDLARLLKIPTRPSPHSIQDAGATEATVRPMDDVCPWDAIPGPSTETGQDAAPFGTSPWPDTTTDPWEYGNDVTKTSIHFIDVARPSRKNSSQLDSCSSSSDVSLAIAEVSDRLRKSCSLQHSSVTTAMMERHGIGSGSGGHTITRNYSTGSTSNRTKLSDIGRPLISSYNLPSPLESFEYSHAAGEKFEAIISQATIEEPETSTMLETTQQLDKVVTIEETKKTTRRSSAKAPLISISAIVGDLPSDSECVGTITGDNVSTPTRETKMEIELLEDKNVQERELEREREKGKEEKQEKREEEEKEEEKKEEEEEEEEEEEEKGQGEEPLEKDDDKITKEVAVETQKNESIEEAQVVPVWEPDTKQEDQMAPTTTTATTSTVPTRDKRDNNVNEVCPWEDEGVESKTPKWKTRRVIVEGRTVKWIRPM encoded by the exons ATGGAGGCCTCTAGcaatcaacaacaacaacaaaaagagaaggagtcACGTGTTCATAGGCCTTATGCCTTCGATAAg ATGGAGGGGCTGGTGCGGGAGATGCAAGACCCTCAAAACGGGGTACCCGTGCGCAGCCAAAAACAATTTCTCACCTCGATCCCCTCAGCGTTCATGGGTGAGTGCCATCGGTACCTGCGTTGTGGCATAAACGTAAGCGGCCATCACGGCCAGGAGAGTACAGTAGACTGCCTGCGTGTTGCAGGTTACGACCTCGTCGAGTGGCTTATGGATCGGCTTTCCATCGAGGAATCAG TAGAGGCGCTCCATATTGCTAATCAACTATGCCTGTACGGCTACTTCTTCCCGGTGAACGACTCGAAGACGCTTACCGTAAAGGATGATAGCTCGCTATATAGATTTCAG TCACCGTATTATTGGCCATGGCAACATAGAACCCCTGACAACGTGGAATACGCTATTTATTTGGCTAAACGAACATTACGGAACAAACAACGCCACGCTCTTGAAGATTACGAGATC gAAGCTTTAAACAGTCTACGGAAGAACCTGCAAAATAAATGGGATATCATACAACTACAGGCTGAAGAACA GGCTCAGGTACGATTAGCTAAAGACCGGAAGAAGGGGGATAAGATAGTAAGCGATTCACAGGAAAGAGCATTTTGGAGAGTTTACCGGCCACCACCGGGTTGTCTTAGTAGTCTTGAAGTAGTTCCAGGACCAACACGTTTTCGTCCAGGATTTCCACGTCCTCCACCACGTAAACGCACCGTCGCTGAGTTACAACGAGAG GTGGACTTTCTTCGAAACTGTTTAACACGCACGAGAATAAAGGTTTCAGCTGCTATAGAAAATTTGAAGTCCTACTTTGAAACTTATGTGGAATACGATCCAATGTTCGTACATCCGCAACCTTCGAATCCTTGGATCACCGATGACAGTACATTCTGGCAGTTGAATAGTCCAGT AGTGGAAATCCCTACGGAAAAGCGTGTAAAACGATGGGCATTATCGATGGAAGAACTCATGTCTGATCCAACAG GCCTGCTAGAATTCACGAATTACCTAAGAAAAGAATACAGTCATGAGAATATTCGATTTTGGGTGGCCGTTAAAGATTTGAGACACAGTTATCAAGCTCAAATAACAGAAAAGGTCAACGAAATTTTCAA AGAATTCCTGGCGCCGGGTGCTCCTTGCGAGATCAACATCGATGGAAAGACAATGGAAAAGGTCCatcaagaaatgaaaaatcccAGCAGATTTACCTTCGATTCAGCCGCCGAGCACGTATATACTCTACTTTTGAAGAAGGATTGCTACCCCAGATTTATTCGCTCGGATCAATATCGAAATCTTTTAGCAGCCGGCGTACAGCCACtgcaaaagaaaag ATTCTTCAGCTTCGGTGGtcaagcaaaaaagaaaatggcgcCTAGCACGAGTACAACGACGAGCACGttgcaacaacaacaacacagTGGCAATATTGGAAccagtggtggtggtggtggtggtggtggtggtggtggtgctagaagaagaggaagcgaTCGAAGCCTCTCAGGATCAGCTCACGAGCTTGCTGTTTGTGGAGTACGTGAAATAAGTTCTACGCCGAGAGTGCCGCATTCTCATAGCCAATCAAATCTCACCGATATTCCATACAG GGGTGATCTGGCGCGACTCTTAAAGATCCCTACGAGGCCTAGTCCACATAGTATTCA GGATGCTGGCGCCACGGAGGCGACAGTTCGCCCTATGGACGACGTTTGCCCTTGGGACGCGATCCCAGGGCCAAGTACAGAAACCGGCCAGGATGCAGCACCCTTTGGAACGAGCCCGTGGCCTGACACGACTACGGATCCCTGGGAATACGGGAACGACGTAACCAAAACGTCGATACATTTCATCGACGTGGCTCGTCCATCTCGAAAGAATTCCTCTCAGCTCGACTCCTGCAGTTCCTCTTCCGATGTCAGTCTGGCTATTGCGGAGGTCTCCGACAGGTTGAGAAAATCCTGCAGCCTTCAGCACAGTTCTGTCACGACTGCCATGATGGAACGACATGGTATTGGTTCTGGATCGGGTGGACATACCATCACCAGAAATTATTCTACTGGCTCGACTAGCAACAGAACCAAACTGTCGGATATAG GTCGCCCATTGATCAGCTCGTACAACTTACCATCGCCTCTAGAATCCTTCGAATACAGTCACGCAGCTGGCGAGAAATTCGAGGCGATAATCAGCCAAGCAACGATCGAAGAGCCAGAAACATCAACGATGTTAGAAACAACGCAACAATTGGACAAAGTTGTAACgatagaagaaacgaaaaaaactaCGAGAAGGTCATCAGCGAAAGCACCATTGATAAGTATCAGTGCGATCGTCGGCGACTTGCCAAGTGATTCCGAGTGCGTTGGAACGATAACTGGCGACAACGTTTCTACGCCAACAAGAGAAACTAAAATGGAAATTGAATTGTTGGAAGATAAAAACGTACAAGAAAGAGAACTGGAAAGggaacgagaaaaaggaaaggaagaaaaacaagagaaaagggaagaagaagaaaaagaagaagaaaaaaaggaagaagaagaagaagaagaagaagaagaagaagaaaaaggacaagGAGAAGAACCATTGGAAAAGGACGATGACAAAATAACGAAGGAAGTTGCTGTCGAAACACAAAAAAATGAGTCTATTGAAGAGGCTCAGGTTGTTCCTGTTTGGGAGCCGGACACCAAACAGGAAGACCAAATGGCACCAACGACCACTACTGCAACCACCAGTACTGTGCCCACTCGGGATAAGCGTGACAATAATGTTAACGAAGTGTGCCCGTGGGAGGACGA AGGCGTAGAATCGAAGACTCCGAAATGGAAGACGAGACGCGTTATAGTCGAAG
- the LOC127067602 gene encoding uncharacterized protein LOC127067602 isoform X2, producing MEASSNQQQQQKEKESRVHRPYAFDKMEGLVREMQDPQNGVPVRSQKQFLTSIPSAFMGECHRYLRCGINVSGHHGQESTVDCLRVAGYDLVEWLMDRLSIEESVEALHIANQLCLYGYFFPVNDSKTLTVKDDSSLYRFQSPYYWPWQHRTPDNVEYAIYLAKRTLRNKQRHALEDYEIEALNSLRKNLQNKWDIIQLQAEEQAQVRLAKDRKKGDKIVSDSQERAFWRVYRPPPGCLSSLEVVPGPTRFRPGFPRPPPRKRTVAELQREVDFLRNCLTRTRIKVSAAIENLKSYFETYVEYDPMFVHPQPSNPWITDDSTFWQLNSPVVEIPTEKRVKRWALSMEELMSDPTGLLEFTNYLRKEYSHENIRFWVAVKDLRHSYQAQITEKVNEIFKEFLAPGAPCEINIDGKTMEKVHQEMKNPSRFTFDSAAEHVYTLLLKKDCYPRFIRSDQYRNLLAAGVQPLQKKRFFSFGGQAKKKMAPSTSTTTSTLQQQQHSGNIGTSGGGGGGGGGGGARRRGSDRSLSGSAHELAVCGVREISSTPRVPHSHSQSNLTDIPYRGDLARLLKIPTRPSPHSIQDAGATEATVRPMDDVCPWDAIPGPSTETGQDAAPFGTSPWPDTTTDPWEYGNDVTKTSIHFIDVARPSRKNSSQLDSCSSSSDVSLAIAEVSDRLRKSCSLQHSSVTTAMMERHGIGSGSGGHTITRNYSTGSTSNRTKLSDIGRPLISSYNLPSPLESFEYSHAAGEKFEAIISQATIEEPETSTMLETTQQLDKVVTIEETKKTTRRSSAKAPLISISAIVGDLPSDSECVGTITGDNVSTPTRETKMEIELLEDKNVQERELEREREKGKEEKQEKREEEEKEEEKKEEEEEEEEEEEEKGQGEEPLEKDDDKITKEVAVETQKNESIEEAQVVPVWEPDTKQEDQMAPTTTTATTSTVPTRDKRDNNVNEVCPWEDEENCKVDTTYVKTYATLGYL from the exons ATGGAGGCCTCTAGcaatcaacaacaacaacaaaaagagaaggagtcACGTGTTCATAGGCCTTATGCCTTCGATAAg ATGGAGGGGCTGGTGCGGGAGATGCAAGACCCTCAAAACGGGGTACCCGTGCGCAGCCAAAAACAATTTCTCACCTCGATCCCCTCAGCGTTCATGGGTGAGTGCCATCGGTACCTGCGTTGTGGCATAAACGTAAGCGGCCATCACGGCCAGGAGAGTACAGTAGACTGCCTGCGTGTTGCAGGTTACGACCTCGTCGAGTGGCTTATGGATCGGCTTTCCATCGAGGAATCAG TAGAGGCGCTCCATATTGCTAATCAACTATGCCTGTACGGCTACTTCTTCCCGGTGAACGACTCGAAGACGCTTACCGTAAAGGATGATAGCTCGCTATATAGATTTCAG TCACCGTATTATTGGCCATGGCAACATAGAACCCCTGACAACGTGGAATACGCTATTTATTTGGCTAAACGAACATTACGGAACAAACAACGCCACGCTCTTGAAGATTACGAGATC gAAGCTTTAAACAGTCTACGGAAGAACCTGCAAAATAAATGGGATATCATACAACTACAGGCTGAAGAACA GGCTCAGGTACGATTAGCTAAAGACCGGAAGAAGGGGGATAAGATAGTAAGCGATTCACAGGAAAGAGCATTTTGGAGAGTTTACCGGCCACCACCGGGTTGTCTTAGTAGTCTTGAAGTAGTTCCAGGACCAACACGTTTTCGTCCAGGATTTCCACGTCCTCCACCACGTAAACGCACCGTCGCTGAGTTACAACGAGAG GTGGACTTTCTTCGAAACTGTTTAACACGCACGAGAATAAAGGTTTCAGCTGCTATAGAAAATTTGAAGTCCTACTTTGAAACTTATGTGGAATACGATCCAATGTTCGTACATCCGCAACCTTCGAATCCTTGGATCACCGATGACAGTACATTCTGGCAGTTGAATAGTCCAGT AGTGGAAATCCCTACGGAAAAGCGTGTAAAACGATGGGCATTATCGATGGAAGAACTCATGTCTGATCCAACAG GCCTGCTAGAATTCACGAATTACCTAAGAAAAGAATACAGTCATGAGAATATTCGATTTTGGGTGGCCGTTAAAGATTTGAGACACAGTTATCAAGCTCAAATAACAGAAAAGGTCAACGAAATTTTCAA AGAATTCCTGGCGCCGGGTGCTCCTTGCGAGATCAACATCGATGGAAAGACAATGGAAAAGGTCCatcaagaaatgaaaaatcccAGCAGATTTACCTTCGATTCAGCCGCCGAGCACGTATATACTCTACTTTTGAAGAAGGATTGCTACCCCAGATTTATTCGCTCGGATCAATATCGAAATCTTTTAGCAGCCGGCGTACAGCCACtgcaaaagaaaag ATTCTTCAGCTTCGGTGGtcaagcaaaaaagaaaatggcgcCTAGCACGAGTACAACGACGAGCACGttgcaacaacaacaacacagTGGCAATATTGGAAccagtggtggtggtggtggtggtggtggtggtggtggtgctagaagaagaggaagcgaTCGAAGCCTCTCAGGATCAGCTCACGAGCTTGCTGTTTGTGGAGTACGTGAAATAAGTTCTACGCCGAGAGTGCCGCATTCTCATAGCCAATCAAATCTCACCGATATTCCATACAG GGGTGATCTGGCGCGACTCTTAAAGATCCCTACGAGGCCTAGTCCACATAGTATTCA GGATGCTGGCGCCACGGAGGCGACAGTTCGCCCTATGGACGACGTTTGCCCTTGGGACGCGATCCCAGGGCCAAGTACAGAAACCGGCCAGGATGCAGCACCCTTTGGAACGAGCCCGTGGCCTGACACGACTACGGATCCCTGGGAATACGGGAACGACGTAACCAAAACGTCGATACATTTCATCGACGTGGCTCGTCCATCTCGAAAGAATTCCTCTCAGCTCGACTCCTGCAGTTCCTCTTCCGATGTCAGTCTGGCTATTGCGGAGGTCTCCGACAGGTTGAGAAAATCCTGCAGCCTTCAGCACAGTTCTGTCACGACTGCCATGATGGAACGACATGGTATTGGTTCTGGATCGGGTGGACATACCATCACCAGAAATTATTCTACTGGCTCGACTAGCAACAGAACCAAACTGTCGGATATAG GTCGCCCATTGATCAGCTCGTACAACTTACCATCGCCTCTAGAATCCTTCGAATACAGTCACGCAGCTGGCGAGAAATTCGAGGCGATAATCAGCCAAGCAACGATCGAAGAGCCAGAAACATCAACGATGTTAGAAACAACGCAACAATTGGACAAAGTTGTAACgatagaagaaacgaaaaaaactaCGAGAAGGTCATCAGCGAAAGCACCATTGATAAGTATCAGTGCGATCGTCGGCGACTTGCCAAGTGATTCCGAGTGCGTTGGAACGATAACTGGCGACAACGTTTCTACGCCAACAAGAGAAACTAAAATGGAAATTGAATTGTTGGAAGATAAAAACGTACAAGAAAGAGAACTGGAAAGggaacgagaaaaaggaaaggaagaaaaacaagagaaaagggaagaagaagaaaaagaagaagaaaaaaaggaagaagaagaagaagaagaagaagaagaagaagaaaaaggacaagGAGAAGAACCATTGGAAAAGGACGATGACAAAATAACGAAGGAAGTTGCTGTCGAAACACAAAAAAATGAGTCTATTGAAGAGGCTCAGGTTGTTCCTGTTTGGGAGCCGGACACCAAACAGGAAGACCAAATGGCACCAACGACCACTACTGCAACCACCAGTACTGTGCCCACTCGGGATAAGCGTGACAATAATGTTAACGAAGTGTGCCCGTGGGAGGACGA